The following coding sequences lie in one Cannabis sativa cultivar Pink pepper isolate KNU-18-1 chromosome 5, ASM2916894v1, whole genome shotgun sequence genomic window:
- the LOC115702547 gene encoding mitogen-activated protein kinase homolog NTF3-like isoform X1, whose product MATPVEPANGIRTPGKHYYSMWQTLFELDTKYVPIKPIGHGAYGIVCSSVNRETNEKVAIKKIHNVFDNRIDALRTLRELKLRHENVIALKDVMVPIHRKSFKDVYLVYELMDTDLHQIINLLNHLVMTTASISFFRDNFKVRAL is encoded by the exons ATGGCAACTCCTGTAGAGCCTGCAAATGGGATTAGAACCCCAGGAAAGCATTACTACTCCATGTGGCAAACCTTGTTTGAACTTGATACAAAGTATGTGCCCATCAAGCCAATTGGTCATGGAGCTTATGGCATTGTTTGCTCATCTGTTAATAGGGAAACCAATGAGAAGGTTGCAATTAAGAAAATACACAATGTCTTCGACAACCGAATCGATGCTCTGAGAACTTTGAGAGAGTTGAAGCTTCGGCACGAAAATGTGATTGCTCTGAAAGATGTCATGGTGCCTATCCATAGGAAAAGTTTCAAGGATGTCTACTTGGTGTATGAACTCATGGATACAGATCTGCACCAGATTATAAATCTTCTCAATCACTTAGTAATGACCACTGCCAGTATTTCCTTTTTCAG AGACAATTTCAAAGTTCGGGCATTATAA
- the LOC115702547 gene encoding mitogen-activated protein kinase homolog NTF3-like isoform X3, with the protein MATPVEPANGIRTPGKHYYSMWQTLFELDTKYVPIKPIGHGAYGIVCSSVNRETNEKVAIKKIHNVFDNRIDALRTLRELKLRHENVIALKDVMVPIHRKSFKDVYLVYELMDTDLHQIINLLNHLVMTTASISFFR; encoded by the exons ATGGCAACTCCTGTAGAGCCTGCAAATGGGATTAGAACCCCAGGAAAGCATTACTACTCCATGTGGCAAACCTTGTTTGAACTTGATACAAAGTATGTGCCCATCAAGCCAATTGGTCATGGAGCTTATGGCATTGTTTGCTCATCTGTTAATAGGGAAACCAATGAGAAGGTTGCAATTAAGAAAATACACAATGTCTTCGACAACCGAATCGATGCTCTGAGAACTTTGAGAGAGTTGAAGCTTCGGCACGAAAATGTGATTGCTCTGAAAGATGTCATGGTGCCTATCCATAGGAAAAGTTTCAAGGATGTCTACTTGGTGTATGAACTCATGGATACAGATCTGCACCAGATTATAAATCTTCTCAATCACTTAGTAATGACCACTGCCAGTATTTCCTTTTTCAG GTAA
- the LOC115702547 gene encoding mitogen-activated protein kinase homolog NTF3-like isoform X2 — MATPVEPANGIRTPGKHYYSMWQTLFELDTKYVPIKPIGHGAYGIVCSSVNRETNEKVAIKKIHNVFDNRIDALRTLRELKLRHENVIALKDVMVPIHRKSFKDVYLVYELMDTDLHQIINLLNHLVMTTASISFFRISN, encoded by the exons ATGGCAACTCCTGTAGAGCCTGCAAATGGGATTAGAACCCCAGGAAAGCATTACTACTCCATGTGGCAAACCTTGTTTGAACTTGATACAAAGTATGTGCCCATCAAGCCAATTGGTCATGGAGCTTATGGCATTGTTTGCTCATCTGTTAATAGGGAAACCAATGAGAAGGTTGCAATTAAGAAAATACACAATGTCTTCGACAACCGAATCGATGCTCTGAGAACTTTGAGAGAGTTGAAGCTTCGGCACGAAAATGTGATTGCTCTGAAAGATGTCATGGTGCCTATCCATAGGAAAAGTTTCAAGGATGTCTACTTGGTGTATGAACTCATGGATACAGATCTGCACCAGATTATAAATCTTCTCAATCACTTAGTAATGACCACTGCCAGTATTTCCTTTTTCAG GATTAGCAATTAA